In Haloarcula limicola, the genomic stretch GGCGATGTGTTCGCCGAAAGGGAGCGAGGACGTCAGGCCCGGCGAGACGGCGTTGAGGATGTGGACCGCGTTCTCGCGCTCGACGAACAACGGGTCTTTGACCAGTTCGCCGTCGTCGCTGACGAGTTGGGCGCGGATGCCGGCGTAGCTCTTCTCTAGGTCCTCCGAGCGGACCTCCGGGACCAGGCGCTGCGAGGCCTCGGTGAACCGCCGCTTGCGGTAGGACTTGTTCAGTTCCGCCCACGCCACCGACAGCATCGTCTTCGAGGCGAGGAGCTTCTGGAACCCCTCGTAGGTGAGCGTCTCCGCGAGGTCGGCGGGGTTCACGTCCGTGTTGTCGTAGGCCTCGCGGCCGAACGCCAGCACCGCGTTCGGCCCGACGATGACCTTCCCGTCGGTCCGGCGCGTGTAGTGGACGCCGAGGAACGGGAGCTGCGGGTCCGGCGTCGGGTAGATCATCGTCTGACAGAGGTCCGCTCGGTCGGGCGTTATCTCGTAGTACTCCCCGCGGAACGGGACGACCTGATACTGCTCGCCGACGCCCAGTTGATGGGCGAGCGTGTCGGCGTGGAGCCCCGCGGCGTTGACCAGATACGACGCCTCGACGTCGCTGTTGCTCGTCGCGATTCGGTAGCCCGCCGCCGTGTGTTCGATCTCCGAGACGGCGTGGCCGGTGTACAGCGAGGCGTTCTCCCGCTGTTGAATCTCGCGCGCGAGCGCGTAGACGTACTGCTGTGAGTCGACCGAGGCCGCTTCGGGCGCGTAGAGGGCTGCCTGACCGACGGCGTGGGGTTCGTGTTCGCGAATCGCCTCTTGGGAGCGCAGGATCTCGTACTCGACGCCGTTGGCCTCGGCCTGCTCCGCGAGCGTCTCCAAGTGGGCCTCCTCGCGGTCGGTCTTCGCCACGACGAGGACGCCCAGTTCCTCGCAGGGGACGCCGTGTTCGGCGCAGTACTCCTTCATTCGCCGCGTCCCCTCGGTGGCGAAGTCGGCCTTCTTCGACTCCGGGGGGTAGTTGAACCCGGGATGGAGGACGCCGGAGTTCCGGCCGCTCTGGTGTTGGGCCAAGTGGTGTTCCTTCTCCAGGATCGCTACGTCGAGGTCCGTCCGCTCGGTGAGGTGCTTCGTGACGGAGAGTCCGACACAGCCGCCGCCGACGACGGCGACATCGTGGCTCATCATTGCTGACTAGTGGCACGCTTTGGCGGGGCGTCGGTTATACATATCGCTTCGGGGAGCGTGGCGGACGAGTGACGGGAGCGACACACGCCTTCCTGCGACCGGCGGGAGAAACGGCCACGGGTATATGTGTGTAGGTGGCATCGTAGAGCTGGAAATCGATAAAAATAGTTCCTTCATTTACACACCTAATCTTCCAATATACTCCTATTTATATATTCTTCGCCCTTTCATCCGCATATCTTTCGCATATGACCATATACTGTTCGATTGGGCGATTAGACTGGGAGTGTATAGTCGCTATTTCGGCATATATCGATATCTTTTAGTCTATATCCCCTTATCTGTCGCCACTATCTCCACTATATGGACAAATGTCAGTCTTAGCGCCGTACTTTGGATTTACTTTCGGACCAATCTCGACAAGCGACGTCGCCCGAGTCAGGTGCCGCTCGTGGCCGCTTCGCCCGTCTCGCGTGCCAGTTCTCGGAGTCGGTCGAGTCGCGCGGTCGTCGGCGGATGGGTGGCGAAGGCGCGCCCGATCAGCCGACGGACCGGCGAGAAGATGCCGTCGCCCCTCTCGTCAGTCGACGGTTCGACGATGGCGAAGGCGGCGACAGAGTTGGTCCGGAAGTCCCGATTCGGGCGCTCGGCGATCGCTCCGTCGATGCGTTCGAGGGCGCTCGCCAGTGCCGCCGGGTCGCCCGTGATGGCGACCGCGCCCGCGTCGGCGCTGAACTCCCGCGTCCGGGAGAGCGACGCCGCGAGCAACTGCGCGGCGAGCCACACCGGCGCGACCAGTCCCAGACCGACCGTCAGGAGGCCGTCGGCGTAGTCGGCCTCGCTCGGTTCGCCGTGTTCGACGCCGGCGGTCGGCCCCGACAGCAGATTGAGGACTCGCTCGGCCGCGCCGACGGGCAGGGACACCGCGGTCAGCACCGCGGCGTCCCGATTGGCAACGTGGGCGAGTTCGTGGGCGAGGACCGCCTCGCGCTCCGCGTCAGAGAGCAGGTCGAGCAGGCCCTCGCTCATCACGAGGTTCGCGTTCGCGGGGCGAAAGCCGGTCGTCAGCGACAGCGGCGTGTCCGTCGGCGCGACGTACACCGCGGGGACCGGCACGTCGGCCTGCCGGGCGACCGCGCGGACCTCCGTCAGTAGGTCGGGGTGCGAGTGGTCGTCGATCCGACGGGCACCGACCGCCCTGACGGCGTGTCTCGGCGTGTCGCGCTCGCCCCAAACGACGGCGGCGAGGAGGGCGAGCGTCGCCGCCCCGCCGATCAACAGTACCAGTTCGAGCGTGAGCAGTTCGGCGTTCGGTGCCGCGATAGCGATCGCGCCGCCGAGCAACAGCGTCAGGACGGCACCGGTCGCCAGCGTCGCCGCGACGACGGCGGCAAGGAGGAGACACAGCGCCACGGCCATCCGTATCCGGAGGCCGCGAGCAGGAGACCAATCCATGTCCCGGTGTTCGGCCGAATACGGGATAAACCTCGGCCACGCTCGGGACGGTTTCGGCCACCGCGCGGCGACTCATACGGCTCAGGCCATGCTCCGAACCGGATCGCCGTCGGCGTAGAACTGGCCGTGGAAGCCGTAGGGAAGTCGATGGGGGAGCGGCGCGCGCGCCAGTTCCCCGAACGTCGCCGCGTCGAGCACCAGCAGGAACGAGCGGTCGGCCTCGGCGTCCAGTACCAGCGAGAGGACGACGCCCTCGTCGTCCGCCGTGGCGTCGGGCGCGCGGACGAACATCGGTTCGCCCGGGAACGCCCCGTCCTCCGTCCACGTCGCCGCCCCGCCGTCGGGGACCGACACCTTCGCCAGTCGCGTCGGCAGACTCGATTTGTCGGCCGTTTCGGCGACGTAGACGTGATCGTAGGGCTCGCCGAGGCGGCGCGGATAGTCGACGACGGGAAACTCCACGTGACCCTCTCGGAGCGTCTCGCCCGTCGCTCGGCTCCCGTCGAGCGGCAGGCGATACCGACGCAGATCCCCCTGTGGAACCGACGGCGAGGCGCGCCGGAGGTTCGAGAGCGTGAGGTCCGTCACCGCGCGCTCGTCGGGGTAGGCGACGAGGTCGACGACGAGTTCGTCGCCGTCGGGGAACGCGTTGGCGTGGTGGTAGACGAAGAAGGGGTCCACCCGCGGTCGGGCGACGACCGACCCCGTCTCGCGGTCCACGACGACGAACTCGCCGTCGCGGTCGAACCGCTCGAAGGCGTCGAGGAAGGTGCGGCCGGTGACCGCCCCGGCGAGCAGCGAGGGGAGGTCGAGGCCGAACGGCATCGCCGGGAGGACGGCGTACCGGTCGGTCAGCGCGAAGGAATGGACGTACGGGGCGTCGTCGAACGGCAGCCGAATCGTCGTCTCGACGCCGGCCCCGTCGCGGCGAAACAGCGTGAACGTCGTCTTCCGCCCGTAGCTCACGCCGAGGTTCACGAGCGCCTCCCGCCGGGGGTCGTAGTGCGGATGGCCGAGCGTCAGGTCGGCGTCGACGCCCGCGGTCAGGTCGATGCGTCCGGTCGTCTCCAGGGTCTCGGGATCGATGGTCAGCGCCACGGGCGACTCGGTGACGGCGGCGAGTTCCCCGCCGATACGGGCGACGCCGATAATCGGGTTGTCCGGAAACTCGCCGGTGAGCGCTTGCCAGAGCCGCCGCCAGACGGGTCGCTGTGCGGGCGTCCCGGGAAACGGCGTCCGGACTCTCCCGTACTCCCGCGCGAACTCGAAGTCCCGGCTCCGAACGAATCGGTTGGTGTAGGCGACCTCGCCGTCACGGATTCGAAATCCCCGGAGCATCGCGAGCGGGTCGAACCAGTGGCGGAGGGCCGTCTCGCCGACCTCGAACTGTCCCGGGCCGTTCTGAACGTACCGCCCCGAGAGCCACTCGGGGATCTCGCCCTCGACCGGCAGCGAGCGACCGGCGACCGTCTCCCGCTGTGTCTCGAACCCGCGTCGGTGCTGCGTGGGCACGTTCCCCCTTGGGTAGCCGCTCGTATGAGGGTTCGCCACGCCGGAAAACCACCGGCCCGTGGTGGGGTGTATTAGGGGTTGTAACACCTACCGGTGGGTAAGTATAGGGTGATCACCTTCGGAGTATCTGCCGGGGAGACCCCCTCCACGTCCGGTGGGCGCTGTCAGTGGTGTCCGTGGCGTGCCCACCTCGCTTCGGCCTTCCCTCCCACCGTCAGCCCAGGGTTGCACTCCTCCGGCTGACGGTTTCACGAGTAGAGCGCGGAGAGCGGTTGCGCTCGCTCCCGCCGACGTTCGTAGACCTCGCTCGCCCAGTCGCGCATCTCGTCGCTCTCGGACGACAGCATCGCCCTGACGTTGTTGTGCTCGTCGTAGGCCGCCAGACAGCAGCGCTCCTCGTCGACGACGAGTCCGAACGAGAGGGGTTCCTCGTGGACGTAGATGTCTATCTGGTCGCTCTCTAACCCCTCTTTCAGTTCCGCGGGATACTCCGCCTCCGAGCGTTCGAGGACCGCCTGGTCGATGACGAATTCGATTCTCGTCCCCGAGGCGAGCAGCTCCGCGCCCACCTCGTTGAACGGTTCGGCCACGATGGGCGAGATCGCTCGGACGTCCCCCTCGGCGTTACGGAACCACTCGGTGAACGCCATGACCGCCGCCAGCGGGTTCCCCTCGGCGCTGACGGTCAGTTCGCCTTCCGTCAAGGCCACCGGGGGTAAGTCGTCCGCGAGCGGGCCGAGGTGCGTCGCCAGCGGGCCGAACTCCCGCGCCTGTTCGGTCGCCGACAGCAGGGCGCGGTACTGCTCGCAGACGCGGCGGCCGGTCACCGTGGCTCGATACTTCCCGTCGTGCTTCCGGACCCACTGCCGCTCGCGGAACCCCGCGAGGATGCGCTGGATCGTCGTCCGCGAGGCGTCGACCGCCTCGCGGAGCTCGCAGGGCCGCGCCGGCGACTCACACAGCGTCGCGAGCACGCTACACCGCTGGGGAGACCCCGTGAGGAACTTGACGTCCTCGTACGCCACCTGGTCGGGTTGCATCGCTCTTGGCTGGCGTTTCTCGGCCACCATTGTTAGTGAACCGGTCTGCGGCGTCAGACGGGCGTCTGTCGGCCGACGGGCCGAACGACTACCGTCACCGCCGTCTCGCTCCGGTCAGTCGTCGTCGTCACGTCGAAAGCGATACCCAGAACGTGGGTCCGACCGGTCCGTTCTTGCACGACGACGCCGCGATCGGCGACGCAGGGACCGAACTGGCGGTTCGGACCGTCGGGACAGTTAGCGTCGCGCCACGCGGTGGCGGCGCTCGCGTTGTACGTGATCGACGTGACCGTCCCCTCGCTGACGCGGGCCTCGCGGAGCCGGTCGAGCGTCGGCCGCAAGTCGCCGCGGACGGCCATGACGGCGGCGTTCCGGCCGGGCCACGGATAATCGCCCGGCACGTCGGAACTGGCCGTCGCGGTGGCGCGCTCTACGACCCGAACCGTCTCGGCCGTCGGGTCGTCGTAGTCGGCGGTCGCGCGCACGTCGTCGTGATAGCCGAGCTGGAGGTACGCGAGGACGATGGGCGCGAGCGCCACCGCGACCAGCGTCGCGGCGACGAGGACGAGTTGGCCTCGCTCGCTCACGCGTACCACACCTCGATTCTGACGGGCCCGGCACCCGTCGGCACCGTCGCCGTCCCCGTCGTTCGCCCTCGCGGAAGCGGCGTGCCGGCGGTGCCGTGAGGCGTCCGGACGTGAAAGAGAACGTTGGCCGGGAGGATGCGGTCGATACGGCGCTCCAGAGACGCCCGTTCCCGAGCGAACGCGGCGTCGCTCGCCACGATCTCCCGCAGTCGGCTCGCCCCCTCGTGACGCGGCGGTTCGTTCGCCAGTATCGTCGCCGTGTCCTCGGCGTAGGCGTCAAGTTGCGGAGCCTGCGTCTCGGGAGCCGGCGTCCCGAGCGCGAACCCGAGCGCCACGCCGAGTATCAGCGTCGCGCCGAGTGCCACCTCGACGAGCGACAGCGGCAGTTGCGCTCTATCCATCGACAGTCACCACCAGCGTCGCCTTCGTCGCCTGCGGCGCGTCGTACGTGACGGTGACGTCGCCGTCCGACAGCGCACCGACCGTCTCGAAGCGGAGTCGCGTCGGTTCGTACGGCACCAGTTCGACCGCGAACGTCCCCCGCAGACCGCTGTCGTTGTGCAGGAGGACGCGGTCTCCGGCCCGAACCGTCCGGACGGTCGCTCCGCCGGTGGGAGCGATAGTCACCGTCGCGCCGTCGGTGCGACGCGGCAGCGTCACCGTCGATCCGTCCGGCGAGAGCGTCTCGCGGCCCGACCGCTCGACGAGGACGAGTCGGCGGATGGTCGTCCCACCGACGGGGTCACCGCTGCGAGCGAGCGACTCGCCCGCGAGCTCGACGCTGACGGCGTACTCCCTCGCCGGGGGAACTGCCGCGCGGAGCGCCGCTTCGTCGAACGCCGCCACGCGGGAGCGGTTCAGGACGTTCGCGCGGTCGGCGAGCGGCCCGTCGGCGTCGACCAGCAGCGCGGCGGTCGCCGCCGCGGTCCGGCGCTCGTCGGGCGTCCGGTCGGCCCCGGCGATGGCCGCGTCGGCCATCCCCAGTCCCAGCGCCGTCACGACCGTCAGGAGGACGAGGGCCACGGCGACCGCGGGCAGCGTCGACTGCGCGCGGACGGTCGTCTTCAGTCCCTTCGACGGCGTTTTCATCGTCCGTCCTCCAGCCGAACCGTCACGTTCTCGCCGTCGCCGGTGACGGTGACGACGGTCCCGCCGCCGCTCTGCCACTCCCCGCTCAGCGTCGCGACTCGACTCGGTAGGACAGGACGGCTTCGGGCGCTTACTCCCGGGTCGGGGTGGGCTAAGACGAGCGCGTCGCCGTCGACCCGGATCTCGTAGCCGCTGCCGTCGATGGTCGCGGGCAGATCGACTCTGACCGTCGCGGTGGCGTCCCGACCCGCGGGCGGGACCGCCTGTTCGACGCGAGCGGTCGCCTCCGCGAGGGTTCGTTCGGCGAGTTCCGCGCCGACCGCCTCCT encodes the following:
- the lhgO gene encoding L-2-hydroxyglutarate oxidase, producing the protein MMSHDVAVVGGGCVGLSVTKHLTERTDLDVAILEKEHHLAQHQSGRNSGVLHPGFNYPPESKKADFATEGTRRMKEYCAEHGVPCEELGVLVVAKTDREEAHLETLAEQAEANGVEYEILRSQEAIREHEPHAVGQAALYAPEAASVDSQQYVYALAREIQQRENASLYTGHAVSEIEHTAAGYRIATSNSDVEASYLVNAAGLHADTLAHQLGVGEQYQVVPFRGEYYEITPDRADLCQTMIYPTPDPQLPFLGVHYTRRTDGKVIVGPNAVLAFGREAYDNTDVNPADLAETLTYEGFQKLLASKTMLSVAWAELNKSYRKRRFTEASQRLVPEVRSEDLEKSYAGIRAQLVSDDGELVKDPLFVERENAVHILNAVSPGLTSSLPFGEHIAETLAAKV
- a CDS encoding M48 family metallopeptidase, translated to MDWSPARGLRIRMAVALCLLLAAVVAATLATGAVLTLLLGGAIAIAAPNAELLTLELVLLIGGAATLALLAAVVWGERDTPRHAVRAVGARRIDDHSHPDLLTEVRAVARQADVPVPAVYVAPTDTPLSLTTGFRPANANLVMSEGLLDLLSDAEREAVLAHELAHVANRDAAVLTAVSLPVGAAERVLNLLSGPTAGVEHGEPSEADYADGLLTVGLGLVAPVWLAAQLLAASLSRTREFSADAGAVAITGDPAALASALERIDGAIAERPNRDFRTNSVAAFAIVEPSTDERGDGIFSPVRRLIGRAFATHPPTTARLDRLRELARETGEAATSGT
- a CDS encoding carotenoid oxygenase family protein, producing the protein MPTQHRRGFETQRETVAGRSLPVEGEIPEWLSGRYVQNGPGQFEVGETALRHWFDPLAMLRGFRIRDGEVAYTNRFVRSRDFEFAREYGRVRTPFPGTPAQRPVWRRLWQALTGEFPDNPIIGVARIGGELAAVTESPVALTIDPETLETTGRIDLTAGVDADLTLGHPHYDPRREALVNLGVSYGRKTTFTLFRRDGAGVETTIRLPFDDAPYVHSFALTDRYAVLPAMPFGLDLPSLLAGAVTGRTFLDAFERFDRDGEFVVVDRETGSVVARPRVDPFFVYHHANAFPDGDELVVDLVAYPDERAVTDLTLSNLRRASPSVPQGDLRRYRLPLDGSRATGETLREGHVEFPVVDYPRRLGEPYDHVYVAETADKSSLPTRLAKVSVPDGGAATWTEDGAFPGEPMFVRAPDATADDEGVVLSLVLDAEADRSFLLVLDAATFGELARAPLPHRLPYGFHGQFYADGDPVRSMA
- a CDS encoding helix-turn-helix transcriptional regulator, with protein sequence MQPDQVAYEDVKFLTGSPQRCSVLATLCESPARPCELREAVDASRTTIQRILAGFRERQWVRKHDGKYRATVTGRRVCEQYRALLSATEQAREFGPLATHLGPLADDLPPVALTEGELTVSAEGNPLAAVMAFTEWFRNAEGDVRAISPIVAEPFNEVGAELLASGTRIEFVIDQAVLERSEAEYPAELKEGLESDQIDIYVHEEPLSFGLVVDEERCCLAAYDEHNNVRAMLSSESDEMRDWASEVYERRRERAQPLSALYS
- a CDS encoding DUF7261 family protein gives rise to the protein MSERGQLVLVAATLVAVALAPIVLAYLQLGYHDDVRATADYDDPTAETVRVVERATATASSDVPGDYPWPGRNAAVMAVRGDLRPTLDRLREARVSEGTVTSITYNASAATAWRDANCPDGPNRQFGPCVADRGVVVQERTGRTHVLGIAFDVTTTTDRSETAVTVVVRPVGRQTPV
- a CDS encoding DUF7262 family protein, with protein sequence MDRAQLPLSLVEVALGATLILGVALGFALGTPAPETQAPQLDAYAEDTATILANEPPRHEGASRLREIVASDAAFARERASLERRIDRILPANVLFHVRTPHGTAGTPLPRGRTTGTATVPTGAGPVRIEVWYA
- a CDS encoding DUF7263 family protein; amino-acid sequence: MKTPSKGLKTTVRAQSTLPAVAVALVLLTVVTALGLGMADAAIAGADRTPDERRTAAATAALLVDADGPLADRANVLNRSRVAAFDEAALRAAVPPAREYAVSVELAGESLARSGDPVGGTTIRRLVLVERSGRETLSPDGSTVTLPRRTDGATVTIAPTGGATVRTVRAGDRVLLHNDSGLRGTFAVELVPYEPTRLRFETVGALSDGDVTVTYDAPQATKATLVVTVDG
- a CDS encoding DUF7266 family protein; its protein translation is MDNRGLSTVVEKLLTLGIVSLYITLLTTTLYGGAVPAYQEAVGAELAERTLAEATARVEQAVPPAGRDATATVRVDLPATIDGSGYEIRVDGDALVLAHPDPGVSARSRPVLPSRVATLSGEWQSGGGTVVTVTGDGENVTVRLEDGR